A genomic window from Triticum urartu cultivar G1812 chromosome 7, Tu2.1, whole genome shotgun sequence includes:
- the LOC125524880 gene encoding uncharacterized protein LOC125524880 has translation MVQAAPSSATATATATAAPVPDADPATPPSRLLSKHRPRRRAAPPRPTLPHPAPTRGLPDLNRCHCCSVRFQQPAPGAKRRPLRPLRSLWRVVLLCSECISLLRSGAVCSYCLNLDNLPHDDSATCRSCNCCVHRHCIPAEHRTALIQPVDLENFVCVDCCPTVKVGSKNVGAESVPKLELVIREPSPAVRRKGGPVAAAKLNSPRKVVEEVRPAWKDAMALVPVGEESESKGPGDPDLPDEALALQLHLAINGSPRISRSGSASVSVLAGQGKRQGKRQNGLVYGRKVNEDLGLCVTNMMDHLDYLETGAEMRSNWNASQDLGSDPTAPVVLALECKGKRPQESPRGERKGLPETKQHNSLVDWHKVDRYEKKYSKRKSSKQTDVESMGNKTLPNGKDMDVGEGGEGITPMT, from the coding sequence ATGGTGCAAGCCGCACCCAgctccgccaccgccaccgccaccgccaccgccgcccccgtCCCCGACGCCGACCCCGCCACCCCGCCGTCCCGTCTCCTCTCGAAACATCGCCCGCGACGCCGTGCAGCGCCCCCCCGCCCGACCTTGCCGCACCCCGCGCCCACGCGCGGCCTCCCCGATCTGAACCGCTGCCACTGCTGCTCCGTTCGCTTCCAGCAGCCGGCGCCGGGCGCCAAGCGACGTCCACTCCGTCCCCTCCGCTCCCTCTGGCGCGTCGTCCTCCTCTGCTCTGAATGTATCTCCCTCCTTCGCTCTGGCGCCGTCTGCTCCTACTGCCTCAACCTGGACAACCTGCCGCATGATGACTCAGCCACCTGCCGCAGCTGCAATTGCTGCGTCCACCGCCACTGCATCCCCGCTGAGCACCGTACTGCCCTGATCCAGCCTGTAGATTTGGAGAATTTCGTCTGCGTCGATTGCTGCCCTACAGTAAAGGTGGGTAGCAAGAATGTGGGCGCCGAATCTGTTCCTAAGCTGGAGTTGGTCATCAGAGAGCCTAGTCCTGCAGTGCGGAGGAAGGGGGGGCCTGTCGCTGCTGCTAAGTTGAATTCGCCGAGGAAGGTTGTGGAGGAGGTGAGGCCAGCTTGGAAGGATGCGATGGCCCTCGTTCCTGTAGGCGAGGAGTCAGAGAGCAAGGGTCCCGGTGATCCGGACCTGCCAGACGAGGCATTGGCGCTGCAGCTTCATTTGGCGATCAACGGGTCACCGAGGATTTCACGTTCTGGCAGTGCATCTGTGTCTGTCTTGGCAGGGCAGGGCAAGAGGCAGGGCAAGAGGCAGAATGGATTGGTTTATGGAAGGAAGGTCAATGAGGATCTGGGACTTTGTGTAACCAATATGATGGATCATCTGGACTATCTTGAGACCGGAGCAGAGATGAGAAGTAACTGGAATGCTAGTCAGGATTTAGGatctgatcccacagcccctgtGGTTCTTGCACTGGAGTGTAAAGGTAAACGCCCTCAGGAGAGTCCGAGAGGTGAAAGGAAAGGTCTTCCTGAGACTAAACAACATAATAGTTTGGTGGATTGGCATAAGGTGGATCGGTATGAGAAGAAGTATAGCAAGAGGAAGTCAAGTAAGCAGACAGATGTTGAAAGCATGGGAAACAAGACCTTGCCCAATGGAAAGGACATGGATGTCGGTGAAGGTGGTGAGGGCATAACTCCTATGACATAG